From a single Thalassophryne amazonica chromosome 7, fThaAma1.1, whole genome shotgun sequence genomic region:
- the LOC117514226 gene encoding cytochrome c oxidase subunit 6B1, which yields MADTFGDKIKNYKTAPFDARFPNTNQTRNCFQNYLDFHRCNKALSAKGHDVAPCEWYKKVYQSICPLNWVESWDEQRESGTFPGKL from the exons ATGGCTGACACCTTTGGCGATAAGATCAAAAACTACAAGACTGCTCCCTTTGATGCCCGCTTCCCCAACACCAACCAGACCCGTAACTGTTTCCAGAACTACTTGG aCTTCCACAGGTGCAATAAAGCGCTATCAGCCAAAGGCCATGATGTGGCTCCCTGTGAGTGGTACAAGAAAGTGTACCAAAGCATCTGCCCTTTAAATTGG GTTGAGTCCTGGGATGAGCAGCGAGAAAGTGGAACTTTTCCAGGGAAACTCTAA